A window of Marinobacter sp. es.042 genomic DNA:
TCCAGTTTATAGAAGGCTGGACCTTCAAGGATATGCGAGCGGCCCTCGCTCGTGCGGAGCGGCTGGAAAAGGTCACCGACGAGTGGACCAGTGAGCAGATAATGGCGGCTGTTGGTGCAGAAGGCGAGCATCCTGAAGGTCGATTCTTCCCCGATACCTACGCCTTTACCAGTAGCGAGACCGATCTGGATTTGTTGAAGCGGGCCTTCAGCCGGATGGAGACAGTACTGGCGGAGGAATGGGCGGCTCGGGAAGAGGGGCTGCCCTACGATAATCCGTATGAAGCCCTGATCATGGCATCAATTGTGGAGCGAGAAACCGGCGCGCCTCATGAGCGGGAGCAGGTTGCTGGCGTGTTTGTCCGTCGCCTGCAAAAGGGAATGCGACTGCAGACCGACCCCACGGTCATTTACGGCATGGGCGACAGTTATCAGGGACGTATCGGTCGGAAGGATCTGCGTACCTACACACCTTACAACACGTACAGGATCGACGGCCTGCCACCCACGCCCATTGCGCTTCCGGGTCGTGAGGCCATTCATGCGACCCTGCACCCGGATGACGGTGACGCCCTGTACTTCGTTGCCCGGGGGGATGGCACCCACAAATTCTCGCGCACGCTCGCAGAGCATCAGAAAGCCGTACGTGAGTATCAGTTGAACAGGCGTGAAGACTACCGCTCTTCACCGGCGCCAAAAAACACTGATTCTGATAAGGATGCCGGATGACAGTGCGAGGGCAGTTCATAACCTTCGAAGGCACGGAAGGGGTCGGCAAATCGACCCAGCTGGCGAATGCAGCCGACACGCTCGCTGGACTGGGCGTCGATTATATCGTCACCCGTGAGCCGGGCGGCACGCCCATGGCTGAGGCTGTTCGCGAGCTTTTGCTGGCGCCCAGGAATGAACCGGTCAACGAAATCACAGAGTTGCTGCTGATGTTTGCCGCCAGGGCCCAGCATCTGCATACCCGAATCCTGCCAGCGCTTGAGCAGGGCCAGTGGGTCTTATGCGACCGTTTCACCGATGCGACCTTTGCCTATCAGGGCGGGGGGCGTGGTGTTCCAGAGGAGCGAATTGCGCTTCTTGAAACACTGGTTCAGGGTGATATCCGCCCAGACCATGTGATTGTCCTTGATGCCCCGGTGGACACCGGGATGGCCAGAGCCCGAAAGAGGGGCGACCTCGATCGTTTTGAACAGGAGGATCTGGAATTCTTTCAGCGAATCAGGGAGACCTATCTCGCTCGCGCCATGGCCCAGCCCTCCAGGTATCACGTGATTGACGCTGCACGCCCGCTGGCCGAGGTTTCCGTGCAGGTTTCGGGATTGTTGAATCACTGGCTAAGCCGTTCATAGGCTGACTGAAAACTGTGAGTTTTCCCTCGAGTTTCAGTTCCATTCGTGCACTTTCTGTAATGTTCTGCTTTAATTGAGGAACATTCTCAGTTAAACGCTGGCAGTTTTAATGGTTAACGCGAAACTTCTGAAGCTTCCCATGGCCGCGCACCAGCACCGGCATGAACACCACCAGATTGTCATTGGGGTGCGTGGCGAAGCCGAGTTGAGCGTCGACGGAGCCGGGGCTCAACTGGACACCTGGAGAGCTTGTCTGGTGCCCACGGAAGCCCGCCACGATTATCGCGGTAACGACAAGAATCATGTTCTTGTCATCAATCTTGATCCGCTCACTCCAGCCGTCAACTCGCCAGCACACGCCGATTACGAGCGCATGATGCGGGTTTTTGAAAAGCCGCGGACCCTCCAAATGGACAGTCGTTTGCACGGGCTGGTTCAGTTTGCCGCCGGCGAGTTCGACCGGGCACCGGATCATATTACGCTTCAGCAACACCTTGCTTCGAGCATTCTGTACTGCATGGCCGATCGTATTACCGAAGGCCGTTCGTTCTCCTCAAACCGGAATGCCATCAGCCCTGAGGCAGTCCGTCGTTACATTCTCAAAAATCTCCACAAAAAGATCACCGTCGAAGATATGGCAGGAGAGGCTTGCCTGAGTGTTAGCCGTTTCCATGAGGTGTTCAGAGAGTTGGCAGGCATAACGCCCCACCAGTTCCTGTTACAGACACGCCTCGATCAGGCCGCTACCCTCCTTTCTACAACGACCCTTACGGTGTCTGAAATCAGTTACCGAACCGGTTTCTCATCTCAAAGTGCACTGACAAATGCACTGCGTAAATACAAAGGGACTACGCCCTCACGACTGCAGGTTGGTGACCGAGTGGCCTGATTTGGCATGCCGGTTTCCCAGTCCCGTAGGATTGTGCAAAAGAATCGTAGGATTTCGTAAGCCCGGAATCCGTACTAATACTAAGTTATAGCGACTGAGCCCCGGTCTCATGCATGCGTGCGGGGCGCGAGTCGCAATCCTTCTTTGTGTGCTCAGGTTCAGGAAGTTGTTACAAGGAAAATTCCTGCTTCAATCGAGATGGAACTTGGAAAGAAAAGAAGAATAGTGCAGCGAGTTGGCGTCAGGCCAGCCATGTGCTTTGCGAGCGGACCTGGTCCGACTCATTAAACCGGAGGAGCCCCTATGGCTATTGGTGTTTGGATAAGTCTCTTTTTATATTTCGCGCTCATGATTGCCATTGGCGTTTTCGCAATGCGCAGAGCGACGTCTTCCTCTGAGGACTATATGTTGGGCGGTCGCGCCCTGAGTCCAAAGGTGGCAGCGCTTTCCGCTGGTGCTTCTGACATGAGTGGCTGGTTGCTCCTGGGTCTGCCCGGGGCGCTGTTTGCGTCGGGTTTGGGATCGGCCTGGATCGGTATTGGTCTGCTCGTGGGGGCATTCTTCAACTGGACACTGGTCGCCCCGCGTCTTCGTGAACAGACGGTTCACTATGGCAATGCGATTACTATCCCGTCTTTCCTGGCGAACCGCTTTCCGACACAGGCCCTGTCCCTGCGTACGGTGTCGGCCATCGTCATCGTGATCTTCTTCGCGGTTTATACGGCATCCGGCCTCGTCGCCGGTGGCAAGCTGTTCGAAAGCGCGTTTTCCGGCATTTTCAACTTTGGTGGTTTGAGCGATTACGCCGTAGGTATTGTGATCACCCTCGGTGTGGTTCTGGCATACACCGTGGTGGGCGGTTTCCTGGCGGTGAGTCTGACCGATTTTGTTCAGGGCTGTATCATGATGCTGGCGCTGGTCATCATGCCGGCGGTCGTACTCTTTGGTGAAGGCGGCGGGGGTTTTGCCCAGGCGTCGCAAACACTGAATGAGGTCGATCCCACCTTGCTGTCCTGGACGGAAGGGCTGACCTTCATCGGCTGGCTCTCTGCGGTTACCTGGGGCCTGGGTTACTTTGGTCAGCCCCACATCATTGTGCGTTTCATGGCCATCCGCACCCTGAAAGATGTACCGGTTGCCCGGAACATCGGTATGAGCTGGATGCTGATTTCCCTGATCGGCGCGATTTCACTGGGTGTGTTCGGTCGCGCGTACGCCATCCGAAATGGCATGGACGTACAGGATCCGGAAACCATCTTTATTATCCTGTCAGACATGCTGTTCCATCCGCTGATTACTGGCTTCCTGTACGCGGCCCTGCTGGCGGCGGTGATGAGTACCATCTCCAGTCAGTTGCTGGTGTCGTCTTCTTCGCTGACAGAGGACTTCTATCGCCTGTTCCTGCGTAAGGAAGCAAGCGACAAGGAATGCGTGAATGTTGGCCGTGTGTGCGTTGTCCTCGTTGGCCTGGTCGCTGCCGTTATCGCATCCGATCCTAACTCTCAGGTTCTGGCTCTGGTGGCTAACGCGTGGGCTGGCTTCGGTGCCGCATTTGGCCCGCTGATCATCCTTTCACTGATGTGGCCGCGCACTAACGGTGCTGGCGCCATCGCCGGTATGGTTGTCGGTGCTGCCACCGTTATGATCTGGATCTCACTGGGATGGAACGGCGAGTTCATGGGTGGTCCCGGTGTTTACGAGATCATTCCGGGCTTCATTGCCTCCATGATCGCGATACTGGTGGTGAGCAGTGCCACTGCCGATGCGGGTGAGTACCAGCACATCGAGCGGTAAAGAAGAACGCTTACAACGCGTCGAAAGAAACGAAAAGGACTCCTCCGGGAGTCCTTTTTTTGGTCATAATGATCCCGGGTCGGGGGCTTCCTCCTTTCGAACCCTCCAGTCTCCGATGGAGCGCACTGAGTGACTGTTCTGGAAATCGTGGCTTTACTGTCGATCGGGGGCATTGCCGGGTTTATTAACGTTCTCTCTGCCGGCGGTTCCATGCTGACCCTGCCCTTGTTGATGTTTCTGGGTCTGCCGCCCCAGGTCGCCAACGGCACGAACCGGGTGGCGATAACCCTGCAGAGTATCACTGCCGTAGGCAGCTTCTACCGCATGGGGCATGGCAACCTTGTTGTCAGTCTGCACCTGGCGATTCCGGCGGTTCTGGGCTCTCTGGTGGGTGCCTGGGTCGCTACCTGGGTCTCCGACACCGTGTTCGAAT
This region includes:
- a CDS encoding AraC family transcriptional regulator; the protein is MVNAKLLKLPMAAHQHRHEHHQIVIGVRGEAELSVDGAGAQLDTWRACLVPTEARHDYRGNDKNHVLVINLDPLTPAVNSPAHADYERMMRVFEKPRTLQMDSRLHGLVQFAAGEFDRAPDHITLQQHLASSILYCMADRITEGRSFSSNRNAISPEAVRRYILKNLHKKITVEDMAGEACLSVSRFHEVFRELAGITPHQFLLQTRLDQAATLLSTTTLTVSEISYRTGFSSQSALTNALRKYKGTTPSRLQVGDRVA
- the mltG gene encoding endolytic transglycosylase MltG; the protein is MLKKLLLACVCVAVLASAGSGLWVWQGLQGLKKPVVLEEPLLFDVPQGSSFIEVVGRLEAEGLVSDRLWLRLYGRLEPEQTRIKAGQYEFLDGMSPRDMIGVMVSGDTKHWYVQFIEGWTFKDMRAALARAERLEKVTDEWTSEQIMAAVGAEGEHPEGRFFPDTYAFTSSETDLDLLKRAFSRMETVLAEEWAAREEGLPYDNPYEALIMASIVERETGAPHEREQVAGVFVRRLQKGMRLQTDPTVIYGMGDSYQGRIGRKDLRTYTPYNTYRIDGLPPTPIALPGREAIHATLHPDDGDALYFVARGDGTHKFSRTLAEHQKAVREYQLNRREDYRSSPAPKNTDSDKDAG
- the putP gene encoding sodium/proline symporter PutP; this encodes MAIGVWISLFLYFALMIAIGVFAMRRATSSSEDYMLGGRALSPKVAALSAGASDMSGWLLLGLPGALFASGLGSAWIGIGLLVGAFFNWTLVAPRLREQTVHYGNAITIPSFLANRFPTQALSLRTVSAIVIVIFFAVYTASGLVAGGKLFESAFSGIFNFGGLSDYAVGIVITLGVVLAYTVVGGFLAVSLTDFVQGCIMMLALVIMPAVVLFGEGGGGFAQASQTLNEVDPTLLSWTEGLTFIGWLSAVTWGLGYFGQPHIIVRFMAIRTLKDVPVARNIGMSWMLISLIGAISLGVFGRAYAIRNGMDVQDPETIFIILSDMLFHPLITGFLYAALLAAVMSTISSQLLVSSSSLTEDFYRLFLRKEASDKECVNVGRVCVVLVGLVAAVIASDPNSQVLALVANAWAGFGAAFGPLIILSLMWPRTNGAGAIAGMVVGAATVMIWISLGWNGEFMGGPGVYEIIPGFIASMIAILVVSSATADAGEYQHIER
- the tmk gene encoding dTMP kinase; its protein translation is MTVRGQFITFEGTEGVGKSTQLANAADTLAGLGVDYIVTREPGGTPMAEAVRELLLAPRNEPVNEITELLLMFAARAQHLHTRILPALEQGQWVLCDRFTDATFAYQGGGRGVPEERIALLETLVQGDIRPDHVIVLDAPVDTGMARARKRGDLDRFEQEDLEFFQRIRETYLARAMAQPSRYHVIDAARPLAEVSVQVSGLLNHWLSRS